A window of the Cryptosporidium parvum Iowa II chromosome 7, whole genome shotgun sequence genome harbors these coding sequences:
- a CDS encoding secreted acid phosphatase (calcineurin family),signal peptide: MSKLNYVLLRATLICLLAVTRCSSEPLSWMTFGDWGEPTAILSAVSRSMANLASIIKPNFIISVGDNFYRWGVSSVDDPIWENMFESVFDQESLQDVQFRCVLGNHDWWGNATAQVDRHYSLKSPRWYLPNFWYYTIEEFESPVNSPHPYLNVSSSPTEETEEMVKTKAIFIYTDSWIISSPMGTDITPELWNEQMEFIENTLKAAIMRDIDWIFVIGHFPCYSSGEHGDNSDIHKILDPLLKKYKVDAYIAGHDHHLELSRPKGSCTSHFLIGSACCPKKHDYFNNKHRIFRTGRGGFASHKLTYSQFHSTYHNIEGKPIFTTTQKRLNRKKIKDRLIKEAMAKIDGKSFDITSPIQTGPIEPVMNFIENKQGELEVLDEIENEREQEAIEKVQDSLDLEQDLHISTDESGNSKVSCSNRKSPCSQMQSSLSSITSQEPEPVEVHLSHIDESSGHTTLVDAIISPKVNKESPRLESKASAVNEYLLQIYELPPSSKRSFIDEIPTRDKFFGINFPFGARLMRFRIDRKTAGHPRHEYKYAPILKHSVGVDGSEVTKFSVFQTIAWNELGELMKSSYKIPESTWQMMKSPNWKGNFVPWRFVESCTNILRTLSVNGLLKYRVSIWGIPLSSYKTNHKDIGATKAGLYCSEVANKLSIHRLLQGTVSSKLLQWDRCPSDEQIPNGKPNSDLKTIVALSIIGSARDNCLYPAKLKPKKSSLDSFSNGFYKLLRKMKMITKAAIDPDMVAGIDLSRVIVIPMNVACDIAAQLINHDLNIVSNLEDLVYDRPDEAIRQCTQIVSRIATFIPVEEAEKLCSNFSSYELVGP; this comes from the coding sequence ATGTCCAAGCTAAACTACGTACTACTCAGGGCAACCTTGATTTGTTTATTAGCGGTAACAAGATGTAGTTCCGAACCATTAAGCTGGATGACTTTTGGTGATTGGGGTGAGCCTACTGCTATTCTTTCTGCAGTAAGCAGATCAATGGCCAATCTTGCGTCTATAATTAAGCCGAATTTTATCATTTCTGTTGGTGATAACTTTTATAGGTGGGGAGTAAGTTCGGTTGATGACCCAATATGGGAGAATATGTTTGAATCTGTCTTTGATCAAGAATCATTACAGGATGTTCAGTTTAGATGCGTCCTTGGAAACCATGACTGGTGGGGCAATGCTACAGCTCAGGTTGATCGTCATTATAGTCTAAAGTCTCCAAGATGGTATTTACCAAACTTTTGGTACTATACAATTGAGGAATTCGAATCCCCTGTGAATTCACCTCATCCTTATTTAAATGTAAGCTCTAGTCCAACAGAAGAGACGGAGGAAATGGTCAAAACCAAGGCAATCTTTATTTATACTGATTCTTGGATCATATCTTCCCCAATGGGAACTGATATTACTCCAGAATTGTGGAATGAGCAGATGGAATTTATTGAGAATACTCTAAAGGCTGCAATTATGAGGGATATTGACTGGATCTTTGTTATTGGTCATTTCCCGTGCTATTCAAGTGGAGAGCATGGAGATAACTCTGATATTCACAAAATCCTTGATCCTTTACTTAAAAAGTACAAAGTTGATGCTTATATAGCTGGCCATGATCATCATCTAGAGCTTTCTAGGCCAAAAGGATCCTGTACATCCCATTTTCTTATTGGATCTGCTTGTTGTCCGAAGAAACACGACTACTTTAACAACAAACACAGGATCTTTAGAACTGGAAGAGGAGGATTTGCTTCTCACAAACTGACCTATTCCCAATTCCATTCAACTTATCACAACATAGAAGGTAAGCCTATCTTCACTACTACTCAGAAAAGACTTAATAGGAAGAAGATTAAGGACAGACTAATTAAGGAAGCAATGGCTAAGATTGACGGAAAATCTTTTGATATTACCAGTCCCATTCAAACAGGGCCTATTGAACCAGTTATGAACTTTATAGAGAACAAACAAGGAGAACTCGAGGTTCTAGATGAGATAGAAAACGAGCGAGAGCAAGAGGCTATAGAGAAAGTTCAAGACAGTCTAGACTTAGAACAAGACTTGCATATTAGTACTGATGAGAGTGGCAATTCAAAAGTTTCCTGTTCCAATAGAAAGTCACCTTGTTCCCAAATGCAATCAAGTCTTTCTTCTATAACTAGCCAAGAACCAGAACCTGTAGAGGTACACCTTTCCCATATTGATGAGTCCTCAGGTCATACTACTCTAGTAGATGCTATAATATCTCCTAAAGTGAATAAAGAAAGCCCTAGATTAGAATCTAAAGCCTCAGCAGTGAATGAGTACCTACTGCAGATATATGAACTTCCTCCTTCCTCAAAGAGGTCTTTTATAGATGAGATACCAACTAGAGACAAATTTTTCGGTATCAATTTTCCTTTTGGAGCGAGATTAATGCGTTTTAGAATTGATAGGAAGACTGCAGGACATCCAAGACATGAGTATAAATATGCTCCAATTCTGAAGCATTCAGTCGGTGTAGATGGCTCTGAAGTCACAAAGTTCTCAGTTTTTCAAACAATTGCCTGGAATGAACTAGGAGAATTAATGAAGAGTAGTTACAAAATTCCTGAATCTACATGGCAGATGATGAAATCTCCAAATTGGAAAGGGAACTTTGTCCCTTGGAGATTTGTTGAATCATGCACCAACATCCTAAGAACTTTGAGTGTTAACGgacttttaaaatatagAGTTTCAATTTGGGGAATCCCACTTTCAAGTTACAAAACTAATCATAAAGATATTGGAGCTACAAAAGCTGGGTTATACTGTTCAGAAGTTGCTAATAAGCTCAGCATTCATAGACTCCTCCAAGGCACTGTCTCCAGTAAGCTTCTACAATGGGATAGATGCCCCAGCGATGAACAAATTCCCAATGGAAAGCCAAACTCAGACTTAAAGACTATTGTAGCCCTCTCAATAATAGGAAGCGCTAGAGATAATTGCCTTTATCCTGCGAAATTAAAACCTAAAAAGTCCAGCCTAGACTCATTCTCAAATGGATTTTATAAACTCCTTAGaaaaatgaagatgattACCAAAGCTGCAATTGACCCAGATATGGTTGCTGGAATTGACCTTAGTAGAGTTATCGTCATTCCCATGAATGTTGCCTGCGATATAGCTGCACAGCTCATCAATCACGATCTCAACATTGTAAGTAACCTCGAAGACTTAGTCTATGATCGTCCAGATGAAGCAATTAGGCAATGTACTCAAATAGTTAGCAGGATAGCCACCTTTATTCCTGTTGAAGAGGCT